A genome region from Aliivibrio salmonicida LFI1238 includes the following:
- a CDS encoding phosphopentomutase, whose protein sequence is MKRAIILVLDSFGIGAAGDAEKFGDVGSDTMGHIAEQCDKGLADNGNRKGPLTLPNLSKLGLAMAGKESTGKLAAGLDADAEIIGAYGHAAELSSGKDTPSGHWEIAGVPVLFDWGYFSDKENSFPKELTDRILARANLSGYLGNCHASGTQVLDDLGEEHMKTGMPIFYTSADSVFQIACHEETFGLDNLLTLCQIAREELEDYNIGRVIARPFIGAGKGQFERTGNRRDLSLEPPAITVLQKLVEEKNGHVHSIGKISDIYAGCGITQKTKATGIPALFDATKEAITAASDNTIVFTNFVDFDSAYGHRRDVAGYAAALEYFDGRLPEIMEMLQEDDILILTADHGCDPTWPGTDHTREHIPVLVYGHKVPAGSLGLRDTFADIGQTLAEYFEISDMEYGKSFL, encoded by the coding sequence ATGAAACGTGCAATTATTTTAGTTCTTGATTCATTTGGTATTGGTGCAGCAGGTGATGCTGAAAAATTTGGTGATGTGGGTTCAGATACAATGGGTCACATTGCAGAACAGTGTGACAAAGGACTTGCCGATAATGGAAACCGTAAAGGACCATTAACGCTTCCAAATCTATCAAAGCTGGGTTTAGCAATGGCAGGTAAAGAGTCTACGGGCAAATTAGCCGCAGGTTTAGACGCTGATGCTGAGATTATTGGTGCTTATGGTCATGCCGCTGAATTGTCTTCAGGTAAAGATACGCCTTCTGGTCACTGGGAAATTGCAGGCGTACCTGTCTTATTTGATTGGGGTTACTTTAGCGATAAAGAAAATAGTTTCCCTAAAGAGTTAACCGACCGAATTCTTGCTCGTGCCAACCTTTCTGGTTACCTAGGTAATTGCCATGCATCAGGTACACAAGTACTGGATGATTTAGGTGAAGAACACATGAAGACGGGCATGCCGATCTTCTACACCTCTGCTGATTCGGTATTCCAAATTGCGTGTCATGAAGAAACGTTTGGCTTAGATAATTTATTAACACTTTGCCAAATCGCACGTGAAGAACTTGAAGATTATAATATTGGCCGAGTGATAGCGCGTCCATTTATTGGTGCAGGTAAAGGTCAATTTGAACGTACGGGTAACCGCCGCGATCTTTCTCTGGAACCGCCAGCAATTACCGTATTACAAAAACTGGTAGAAGAGAAAAACGGTCACGTACATTCTATTGGTAAAATCTCTGATATTTATGCTGGTTGTGGTATTACACAAAAAACCAAAGCAACAGGCATTCCAGCATTGTTTGATGCAACCAAAGAGGCAATTACGGCGGCGAGTGATAACACCATCGTATTTACTAACTTTGTGGATTTTGATTCAGCGTATGGTCACCGTCGTGACGTTGCAGGTTATGCGGCGGCACTAGAGTATTTTGATGGAAGACTTCCAGAGATCATGGAAATGCTACAAGAAGACGATATTCTAATCCTAACGGCTGATCATGGTTGTGATCCTACATGGCCTGGTACCGATCATACTCGTGAACATATTCCCGTTCTTGTTTATGGACACAAAGTACCTGCGGGTTCATTGGGGCTTCGTGATACCTTTGCCGATATAGGGCAGACCTTAGCAGAGTATTTTGAAATCTCTGATATGGAATATGGAAAATCATTCCTATAA
- a CDS encoding YtjB family periplasmic protein yields the protein MMLSQNLIIKSLMLLSLIAFSYFILINSTVISDNNQIIQNKQLQDLSRTMTRQAALFAVDSIKKDDHEALLQLTNNLAKENLVFDATIYDAEGGVLSKSSNALTASQITGINTPLSIDGIGRQQLIEPIVKDDRVLGFLRITFEKSTLTGFANHHYRKSDRLMFGMLIISLVSGMFIMAILKKREDSSKPVTTLFGGKS from the coding sequence ATGATGCTTTCTCAAAATCTCATAATTAAAAGCCTGATGCTGCTCTCTCTGATCGCATTCAGTTACTTTATTTTAATTAATAGTACGGTGATCAGTGATAATAATCAGATCATTCAAAATAAACAGTTACAAGATCTTAGTCGAACCATGACAAGACAAGCAGCATTGTTTGCTGTCGATAGCATCAAAAAAGACGATCACGAAGCCTTGCTGCAACTAACGAATAATCTGGCAAAAGAAAACCTTGTGTTTGATGCTACGATTTACGACGCGGAAGGTGGTGTACTAAGTAAAAGCAGCAATGCGTTAACCGCATCACAAATTACGGGCATTAATACACCATTATCGATTGATGGCATCGGTCGACAACAATTAATCGAACCAATAGTAAAAGACGATCGGGTATTGGGGTTTTTACGTATAACCTTTGAAAAGTCAACGTTGACTGGTTTTGCGAACCACCATTACCGTAAAAGTGACCGATTGATGTTTGGTATGCTTATTATAAGTCTTGTTTCAGGTATGTTTATTATGGCAATACTTAAAAAACGTGAAGATTCTAGCAAGCCTGTTACTACACTTTTTGGCGGTAAGTCTTAA